Within the Pseudomonas sp. SL4(2022) genome, the region CAGTGGGTCTTGTTCGGACGGCTTGAGAATAAAGGTGTTGCCGGCGGCGATGGCCAGGGGAAACATCCACAGCGGAATCATCGCCGGGAAGTTGAACGGGGTGATGCCCACGCACACACCCAGCGGTTGAATCCAACTGGCGGTGTCGATGTCGCGGGCGACGTTCTCCATGGTTTCGCCCATGGTCAGGCTGGCGATGTTGCAGGCCTGTTCCACCACCTCGATACCGCGCCAGACATCGCCCTTGGCATCGGCCAGGGTTTTGCCGGTTTCCCCGGCGAGGATTTCCGCCAGCTCATCGTGATGTTCTTTGAGCAGGTGCTGATAGCGCAGCATCACCCGTGCGCGGTCGGAGACGGGCACTTCACGCCAGGTGATGAACGCGGTTTTGGCGCTGGCAATCGCGGCTTCGATTTCCTCGGCGGTGGCCTTGGGGGCCAGCGCCAGTACTTCCTGGGTCGCCGGGTCGGTGACTTCGATAAATTCACGTGCGCGGCTTTCGCGCCATTCACCGTCGATCAACTGTGGGATTGCCTTGGCCATGCTTGTCTCCGGCACGATTGTTGTTGTGTCCCTGTTATAGCCGCCTTACTCGGCTTTGTGGATTGACGATCTTGGTCTGCGGATGGACTATCTTGGGATTGAATCAGTAGCCCGGATGCCTATGAGCGCGCAGGTCGATACCTCCAACTGGCCACTGCCGGCCAACGGTGTACGCTTTATCACGCCGCCTCGGCTGCGCCGCCTGCTCGCCCGCAGTCCGCTTGCGCAGGGCTGCTATCCGCTGGCTCTGGGTTTCTACCCGCAGGCGCAGGGGCACCGCATGCACCGTCCGCAGCCGGAGGATCATCTGTTGATCTACTGCCGTGCCGGGCAGGGCTGGTTGGAGACAGCGGATGGACGATTAGCTGTCAGTGGTGGCGATTTGCTGCTGTTGCCGAAAGGCGTGATGCATGCCTATGGCGCAGACGTGGACAAGCCCTGGACGCTGTACTGGGTGCACTTCGACGGCGAGCTGGTAGCGGAGTTTCTCAAGCCCTTGGGCAAGGGACCGCTGTGGCGTATCGGCGTGCAGCCGCGTTTGTTGGCCGAGTTCGATGCGTTGCTTAACCTGCGCAAGCAGGGTTTGAACCTGGCGCATTTCATACACGCCGCACACCAGTTGCAGGTGCTGCTGACCTCCCTGGCCGTGCTGCCGGCGCGCACCACCCTGAAATCCGGGCGAGTGCTGGATGTGGACGCGGTGCAGGCGGTGATGCGTGCCCATCTGCATGACGCGCTGAACCTCGATGAGTTGGCTGCGCAGTTCAAACTGTCGCGCTTTCACTTCGCCAAGACCTACCGCGCCCTGACCGGTCATGCACCGATCCAGGACTTTATCCAACTGAAAATGGCCCATGCCTGCCGCCTGCTCGACGAAGGCGAGCAGGGCATCCGCCAGGTGGCCGAGCAGCTGGGCTATGACGATGTGTATTACTTCTCGCGGCTGTTCCGCAAAGTGGTGGGCATGGCGCCCAGTCATTACCGGGCGCTGCATCAGGGCTAAAGATGGCAGCTTCCGACCCAGAGTGTGTAAAAACACTTTCGTAGCTTGGGTGCCGCAGCCCAGCGCTCCTGGACAGGCGATTGCCCAAGTATTTGCCACGATCACCACCGGTAACGTTCCAGAGCGTTTATAAAGCGCGTTAGCGCCTCCTAGCGCAACGAAAGCCGGGGTTTTTACGCCGCCATTGCCTCCAATAAGCCTGCGATGCCGATGATTTTCATCACCCGCTTCAAGTTGTAGGCGAGCACATTCAGGCTCATCTCCGCGCTCACTCCAACCAGCTTGCGAGTCAGAAAATGCGTCGAGCCCATCCATTGTTTGAGCGTCCCGAAGGGATGCTCAACAGTCCGTTTTCGAACTTTCATCATCTCTGGTGCTTGGTTCAACCGGCGCTGCATTTCGTCCAGTACCGCCTCATGCTCCCAGCGTCGCACTCGCCGTTGCTTACTCGGCGTGCACTGCGTTTTCAGCGCGCAGCTCTGGCAATTCGAACTCCAGTAGCAGTGCATGTTTAGGCCTTTCTCTACGCTGGAAAACCGCCAAATAAGCGCCTCGCCAGCCGGGCAGGTGTATTCGTTTTTAACGGCGTCATAAATGAAGGCGTCCTTATTGAAACGCCCATCAGCCTTAGCACCTGAGGTCATCGGCTTGGGTACATAGGTGGTGATGCTGGCGTCGTGACAGGCCAAGATTTCTTCGCTTTTGAAATAGCCTCGATCAGCCACCACAGACAGCGTTTCTGAGGCCATAGCTTCCCGAGCTTGCTTCGCCATCGAGCTGAGCTGGTCACGGTCGGAACCGCTGTTGGTAACCTCGTGAGCAATGATCAAATGGTGCTGCGTGTCGACTGCCGTCTGTACGTTGTAGCCGACGATGCCGTTACCGCGCGTCATCATAGAGCGGGCATCCGGGTCGGTCAGTGAAACCTGTTTGTCTGACGATTTGTTGAGCTGAGATTCGATCCCCTGAAGCTCTTTCATCTGCGCTTTGAGCTTGGCTATTTTCTCTTCCAGGCTCGCAGCGTCTGACTCAGAAGCGCTAGGAACTTGCCGATCAGCAGCATCTAAAGTGGCCAAATAACGATTGATGCTCGACTCAATTTCTTCCATGCGCCGCTTCAGTTTGGCGCTAGTAAAATTACGGTCGCGGTTGTTCACCGCCTTGAATTTGCTGCCGTCGATGGCGACCAGGCTTTCACCGAACAACCCCAACTGCTGGCATAGCAAAACGAACTGGCGGCAAACGCCGCGAATGGCTTTGCTGTTGTCTTTCCGAAAGTTGGCGATGGTCTTGAAATCGGGCATCAAGCGCCCGGTCAGCCACATCAGTTCAACGTTGCGCTGAGCTTCTCGCTCAAGACGGCGACTCGATTGGATGCGGTTCAGGTAACCGTAGATATAGATCTTTAGCAGGACAGCGGGATGGTAAGCAGGTCTGCCGGTTTCGGCTGGAATGACGCCATCAAAACCCAGCGTGGCTAAGTCAAGCTCGTCGACGAAGACATCGACCACGCGCACCGGATTGGTATCGCTGACGTAATCGTCGAGGCTTTCGGGAAGTAAGGTGCTTTGACCTCGGTGTTCACCCTGGATAAACCGTTTCATGGGCGTCCCTTGCGCTGAGATTCTCGGAAATCATAGCAAGAGTTTACCGGTGCGTTTTTACACACTCTGGACCGAAAGCGGATGAGCTTGCTCAGTTTGTGCAGGCCTCATGATGAGGCTTTGGACTCTATGGTGAAGCAGGTCTTATTCAGTCTGTTTTATTGGTGCCAGTACCGAGTTCTTGGCCGGTGAACGCACTTGCCATCTCGCACCATGCCGTGCGCCGCCAG harbors:
- a CDS encoding AraC family transcriptional regulator — protein: MSAQVDTSNWPLPANGVRFITPPRLRRLLARSPLAQGCYPLALGFYPQAQGHRMHRPQPEDHLLIYCRAGQGWLETADGRLAVSGGDLLLLPKGVMHAYGADVDKPWTLYWVHFDGELVAEFLKPLGKGPLWRIGVQPRLLAEFDALLNLRKQGLNLAHFIHAAHQLQVLLTSLAVLPARTTLKSGRVLDVDAVQAVMRAHLHDALNLDELAAQFKLSRFHFAKTYRALTGHAPIQDFIQLKMAHACRLLDEGEQGIRQVAEQLGYDDVYYFSRLFRKVVGMAPSHYRALHQG
- a CDS encoding IS1182 family transposase, giving the protein MKRFIQGEHRGQSTLLPESLDDYVSDTNPVRVVDVFVDELDLATLGFDGVIPAETGRPAYHPAVLLKIYIYGYLNRIQSSRRLEREAQRNVELMWLTGRLMPDFKTIANFRKDNSKAIRGVCRQFVLLCQQLGLFGESLVAIDGSKFKAVNNRDRNFTSAKLKRRMEEIESSINRYLATLDAADRQVPSASESDAASLEEKIAKLKAQMKELQGIESQLNKSSDKQVSLTDPDARSMMTRGNGIVGYNVQTAVDTQHHLIIAHEVTNSGSDRDQLSSMAKQAREAMASETLSVVADRGYFKSEEILACHDASITTYVPKPMTSGAKADGRFNKDAFIYDAVKNEYTCPAGEALIWRFSSVEKGLNMHCYWSSNCQSCALKTQCTPSKQRRVRRWEHEAVLDEMQRRLNQAPEMMKVRKRTVEHPFGTLKQWMGSTHFLTRKLVGVSAEMSLNVLAYNLKRVMKIIGIAGLLEAMAA